The following coding sequences are from one Desulfosporosinus orientis DSM 765 window:
- a CDS encoding DUF6282 family protein, whose translation MEKSYMEFDLHTHTSQGSACSRMNIWDLIQAACERRLDGVCITDHDFCWNPEELAKYSKESGIQVYGGVELSTSMGEILIYGVHQSLLHLREDLPALIQFVREQKGVMVAAHPFRSDFALSAFSREERGLEPIEVEELCRRPLFGYVDSLEIYNGRSSWREICAAKDAAKILGKKGTGGSDAHSILSVGSCVTVFEDPVVNEAHLVGQLLTGRIHAKKKEVSRNVLGM comes from the coding sequence ATGGAGAAATCTTACATGGAGTTTGATTTGCATACCCATACCAGCCAAGGTTCAGCCTGCAGTCGGATGAATATTTGGGACTTAATTCAAGCAGCTTGTGAAAGAAGACTAGATGGTGTTTGCATCACGGATCATGATTTTTGTTGGAATCCGGAGGAATTGGCCAAATACAGCAAGGAGAGCGGTATACAAGTATATGGCGGGGTTGAGCTGAGTACATCGATGGGAGAAATTCTGATATATGGAGTTCACCAATCATTGCTGCATCTCAGAGAAGACTTGCCGGCATTAATACAGTTTGTGCGTGAACAGAAGGGGGTGATGGTCGCTGCACATCCTTTTCGATCAGATTTCGCCTTATCCGCCTTCTCTAGAGAAGAGCGGGGCCTAGAGCCCATCGAAGTGGAAGAGTTGTGCCGAAGACCACTGTTTGGCTATGTTGATAGTTTAGAAATCTATAATGGTCGGAGCAGTTGGCGTGAAATTTGTGCGGCAAAAGATGCCGCGAAGATTCTTGGCAAAAAAGGGACCGGGGGAAGTGATGCTCACAGTATTCTCAGTGTTGGGTCTTGTGTAACTGTCTTTGAAGACCCCGTTGTGAATGAAGCACACCTGGTCGGTCAATTGCTCACTGGACGAATTCATGCAAAGAAGAAGGAGGTATCACGGAATGTGTTGGGTATGTGA
- a CDS encoding acetyl-CoA C-acyltransferase: MQQAYIIQAKRTAIGKSGRGALAQVRPDDLGAYVIQDILKNVPALDPKEIEDCVIGCSFPEGEQGMNVAKIMALRAGLPIDVCGVTVNRFCSSGLQAISMAADRIRLGEEDVMIGGGIESMSMVPMGGAKPAPNPYMIVNRPEGYISMGITAENVATKYEVTRQQQDEFAASSHKKAWAAQTSGRFDDEIVPVSLPTWGKPGEKWFSKDEGIRPETSAEFLAKLRPVFKAGGSVTAGNSSQTSDGAAMTLMMSERKTLSLGIKPLAIWRGFAVAGVEPELMGIGPIKAIPKVLKQVGLTLDQIDLFELNEAFASQSLAILKTLDIDPAKVNVNGGAIAFGHPLGCTGAKLTATLLSEMKKRKLKYGMVTMCIGGGMGAAGVYELL, encoded by the coding sequence ATGCAGCAAGCCTATATTATACAGGCCAAACGAACGGCTATCGGAAAGTCCGGCAGAGGGGCCTTGGCACAAGTCAGACCCGATGATTTAGGTGCTTATGTTATTCAGGACATTCTTAAGAATGTGCCTGCGCTTGATCCTAAGGAAATTGAAGACTGTGTCATCGGCTGCTCCTTCCCTGAAGGGGAGCAAGGGATGAATGTTGCCAAAATTATGGCCTTACGTGCCGGTCTGCCAATTGATGTATGTGGGGTAACCGTCAATCGCTTTTGCTCATCCGGCCTGCAGGCTATTTCTATGGCAGCGGACAGAATTCGCCTGGGTGAAGAGGATGTCATGATCGGCGGCGGAATTGAGAGTATGTCCATGGTCCCTATGGGCGGGGCAAAACCGGCTCCAAATCCGTATATGATTGTCAACCGGCCGGAAGGTTATATATCCATGGGAATTACTGCTGAGAATGTAGCCACAAAGTATGAAGTAACCCGTCAGCAGCAGGACGAATTTGCGGCATCAAGTCACAAGAAAGCATGGGCAGCTCAAACTAGCGGCCGCTTCGATGATGAGATAGTACCAGTTTCTCTGCCGACTTGGGGAAAACCGGGGGAAAAGTGGTTTAGTAAAGATGAAGGGATTCGTCCAGAAACTTCAGCGGAGTTTTTGGCAAAATTAAGACCTGTATTCAAAGCTGGCGGCTCAGTAACGGCTGGGAACTCGTCTCAGACCAGTGATGGTGCTGCAATGACGCTGATGATGTCAGAGCGAAAAACATTATCTTTAGGCATCAAACCCTTAGCTATATGGCGAGGTTTTGCGGTTGCTGGTGTTGAGCCGGAGCTTATGGGTATTGGTCCAATTAAAGCCATTCCTAAGGTTCTAAAACAAGTTGGCTTAACACTTGACCAAATTGATCTCTTTGAACTTAATGAAGCTTTTGCATCTCAGTCCCTGGCGATCTTAAAGACGCTGGACATAGACCCTGCAAAAGTAAATGTTAATGGTGGGGCTATTGCCTTTGGTCACCCTCTCGGATGTACCGGGGCTAAGCTTACAGCAACCCTATTATCAGAAATGAAGAAAAGGAAGCTGAAGTATGGTATGGTAACCATGTGTATTGGCGGCGGCATGGGAGCTGCCGGAGTTTACGAGTTACTCTAA
- a CDS encoding zinc-binding dehydrogenase — MKALVYEGPNQYCLKDVPRPEITDPYDVIGRVTLGAICTSDIHTVRGELENVHYPKTMGHECCLEVVEVGSKIIHVEPGDLCILNPGVACGKCLACKLGIIVACKNGGVYGSRGPLEGCHAEYVKIPYAHHKNALIKIPEGLTEEDVILIPDMFATAWYGLKNADFKEGQTLAVIGVGPVGLSACLLAKKAFGAKMVIAVDILQNRVEMALNEGIADFAFNPNKDDVVKAIQEKTGGLGVDVVLETPGLEETMAMSVASVRPSGVVSTIAVFGEPLVFMPLLDMILRNIQLKMGIQKSEGLEEMLEWIKEGKIDTRFMLTHRAPLNDIENGYKIFGDHEDGCVKWLITPYEGKL, encoded by the coding sequence ATGAAAGCTCTTGTTTATGAAGGACCCAATCAATATTGCCTCAAAGATGTTCCAAGGCCCGAAATTACTGATCCATATGATGTCATCGGAAGAGTGACTTTGGGTGCAATCTGTACTAGTGATATTCACACCGTCAGAGGGGAATTGGAAAACGTTCACTATCCGAAGACCATGGGGCACGAATGTTGTTTGGAGGTCGTAGAGGTTGGATCAAAAATAATTCATGTTGAACCGGGAGATTTATGCATCCTTAATCCTGGTGTTGCTTGCGGAAAATGTTTGGCATGTAAACTGGGTATCATTGTTGCATGCAAAAATGGCGGTGTTTATGGCAGTCGCGGACCTCTTGAGGGCTGTCATGCAGAATATGTTAAGATTCCTTATGCCCATCATAAAAATGCTCTGATTAAGATTCCGGAAGGTTTGACTGAAGAAGATGTCATACTTATTCCTGATATGTTTGCTACTGCCTGGTATGGCCTGAAAAACGCAGATTTCAAAGAGGGCCAAACTTTAGCGGTTATCGGAGTAGGACCAGTAGGGTTAAGTGCCTGCTTATTAGCTAAAAAGGCATTTGGAGCAAAGATGGTCATCGCTGTTGACATACTGCAAAATAGAGTTGAAATGGCCCTTAATGAGGGTATCGCAGATTTTGCTTTTAACCCGAATAAGGATGATGTTGTTAAGGCTATTCAGGAGAAAACTGGTGGATTAGGGGTTGATGTTGTCCTTGAAACTCCTGGACTGGAGGAAACCATGGCCATGTCGGTTGCCTCTGTCAGACCGAGTGGTGTCGTTTCTACTATTGCTGTATTTGGTGAGCCTCTTGTTTTTATGCCACTTTTAGATATGATTCTTAGAAATATCCAGTTAAAAATGGGTATTCAAAAGAGCGAAGGGTTAGAGGAGATGCTGGAATGGATTAAGGAAGGAAAAATTGATACTAGGTTTATGCTTACCCATCGGGCTCCCTTGAATGATATCGAAAATGGTTACAAAATATTTGGAGATCATGAAGATGGATGTGTAAAATGGCTAATTACTCCTTATGAGGGTAAGTTATAG
- a CDS encoding 4Fe-4S binding protein, whose protein sequence is MCWVCDKYGNGEKWYLNPENYARRLYKVRKEGKEASGADADPQAAGMGAGVVAELVKARISGDKEWEDEIKREALEHAYQTHFGQVVTLDEYLQILDIAYPLAKMTCGCRRVQRGMPDDENFTCMGIGPGMYKWERWPETYHGGVEFVTPEEAKEWALMNHKEGRVQTVDVFGTPYIGGLCQCEYPGCVAVRNRIDYDFKFLLKGHSVAKVDREKCKGCKSCLGRCQFKALNLEVYTNKAYIDLDQCFGCGLCVTACPNGAIELLDRQSMPGLAENW, encoded by the coding sequence ATGTGTTGGGTATGTGATAAGTATGGCAATGGTGAAAAATGGTATCTCAACCCGGAAAACTATGCTCGTCGCCTATATAAAGTGCGCAAAGAAGGCAAAGAAGCTTCAGGTGCCGATGCAGACCCACAGGCAGCCGGAATGGGAGCTGGTGTGGTGGCAGAATTGGTTAAGGCCCGTATCAGCGGGGATAAAGAATGGGAAGATGAAATCAAACGAGAAGCTTTGGAACATGCCTATCAAACCCATTTCGGACAGGTGGTCACCCTTGATGAATATTTGCAGATTTTAGATATTGCATATCCCTTAGCTAAAATGACCTGCGGTTGTCGTCGGGTACAGAGAGGTATGCCTGATGACGAAAATTTTACCTGTATGGGAATCGGACCGGGAATGTACAAGTGGGAACGTTGGCCGGAGACTTATCATGGGGGAGTAGAGTTCGTTACTCCGGAAGAAGCCAAGGAATGGGCTTTGATGAACCACAAAGAAGGGCGAGTGCAGACGGTTGATGTATTTGGCACACCTTACATAGGAGGGCTCTGTCAATGTGAGTATCCGGGGTGTGTGGCGGTACGCAACAGGATTGACTATGATTTTAAATTTCTCCTCAAGGGGCATTCAGTAGCTAAAGTGGACCGAGAGAAATGTAAAGGATGTAAAAGCTGTTTAGGCCGCTGTCAGTTTAAAGCCTTAAATTTGGAGGTTTACACAAATAAAGCTTATATCGATTTAGATCAGTGTTTCGGTTGCGGACTTTGCGTAACAGCTTGCCCTAATGGGGCCATTGAGCTGCTGGATCGGCAAAGTATGCCCGGCCTGGCTGAAAATTGGTAA
- a CDS encoding MaoC family dehydratase, producing the protein MKRLLDYQVSDHLPVREWFPNDLQVRQYAEASGDFNPIHLDEEYARQAGLGGTIVHGMLTMAQMAAMLTDWIGEEGVINKFNVRFKQIVRPGDTITFSGCIRVRSENTLVCDLEASNQKKEIVLSGMAYIVIKH; encoded by the coding sequence ATGAAGCGTTTACTAGATTATCAAGTCTCTGATCACCTCCCTGTCCGAGAATGGTTTCCAAATGATTTGCAAGTTCGTCAATACGCAGAGGCTTCAGGCGATTTCAACCCCATTCACCTGGATGAAGAATACGCCCGCCAAGCAGGGCTGGGGGGGACTATTGTCCATGGCATGCTCACAATGGCTCAAATGGCTGCTATGTTGACGGATTGGATTGGTGAAGAAGGGGTGATCAATAAATTCAATGTTCGCTTTAAGCAAATTGTTCGGCCGGGGGATACAATAACCTTTTCAGGATGTATTAGAGTAAGGTCGGAAAACACCTTGGTTTGTGATCTTGAGGCTTCTAACCAGAAAAAGGAGATAGTATTATCCGGCATGGCCTATATCGTTATTAAACATTAG
- a CDS encoding long-chain-fatty-acid--CoA ligase, with protein sequence MQVIEKPWLKSYPSYVSQTQSYPQWTLGEMFDDTVNKMPETTAIIFEGKKITYKEFGDQVNRFAAALADMGIKKGERVGLMGPNCPQWETAFYALLKLGVIVVQTNPMYVEREIAYQMKDSGATVIIVFEPLYPTVKNIIQETSLQQVIAFNFIKPVESTPDLYSFDELIAKYEPNPPKVSIDQEKDLAVLQYTGGTTGVSKGVMLSHQNLVCNTFQSIAWSLDLEYGKERVLTILPVFHVYGMTNCVNYAVACAATQILLPRFELDNFLEVINKYKPTLFPGAPTIYMAINGHPRISEYKNSLAAIKVCNSGSAPLPLEVALKFGEVTEGKGNLVEGYGLSEASPVTHSNPLDRPTRAGSIGIPFPDTDSIIVDLETGEKELAVGEIGELCIRGPQVMKGYWGKEKETAETLRNGWLHTGDIAKRDEDGYFYIIDRKKDMIIAGGFNIYPRDIEEVLYEHPKVKEVVVAGVPDKYRGETPKAYIVLKSNVNATEEEFITFCRSKMAAFKVPRLIEFRNELPRTIVGKVLRRQLVEEEKAKIEAAASAQA encoded by the coding sequence ATGCAAGTTATTGAAAAACCATGGCTAAAAAGCTATCCTTCCTATGTAAGCCAAACTCAAAGTTATCCCCAATGGACCTTGGGAGAAATGTTTGATGATACCGTTAATAAAATGCCAGAAACGACAGCTATAATATTTGAAGGAAAAAAAATTACCTATAAAGAGTTTGGAGATCAAGTTAACCGCTTTGCGGCTGCTTTAGCAGATATGGGCATAAAAAAAGGAGAACGTGTCGGTCTTATGGGTCCAAATTGTCCTCAGTGGGAAACAGCCTTCTATGCTTTGCTCAAATTGGGTGTTATTGTTGTGCAAACCAATCCCATGTATGTCGAACGAGAAATAGCATACCAGATGAAAGATTCTGGTGCAACAGTCATTATTGTCTTTGAACCTTTATATCCAACAGTCAAGAATATAATTCAAGAAACCTCACTGCAACAGGTGATTGCTTTTAACTTTATAAAACCTGTTGAGTCAACTCCCGATCTCTATTCATTTGATGAGCTGATTGCCAAATATGAACCTAATCCACCTAAGGTAAGTATTGATCAAGAAAAGGATCTTGCAGTCCTCCAGTATACAGGCGGAACAACTGGGGTATCCAAAGGTGTTATGCTTTCTCATCAAAATCTGGTTTGTAATACCTTCCAAAGTATCGCCTGGTCTCTTGACCTAGAGTATGGCAAAGAACGGGTTTTGACGATTTTGCCCGTTTTCCACGTCTACGGTATGACTAATTGTGTGAATTACGCTGTAGCTTGTGCGGCAACCCAAATTTTGCTGCCTCGTTTCGAATTGGATAATTTCCTGGAAGTTATCAATAAATATAAACCCACCCTATTCCCGGGCGCTCCCACTATTTATATGGCTATCAACGGTCACCCTCGCATCTCGGAATACAAGAATAGCCTTGCAGCAATTAAAGTGTGTAATAGTGGATCCGCGCCTCTCCCTTTAGAAGTTGCCTTAAAATTTGGTGAAGTGACAGAAGGAAAAGGAAATTTAGTGGAAGGGTATGGCTTATCTGAGGCTTCACCGGTAACCCACAGCAATCCTTTAGATCGACCGACTCGTGCAGGTTCTATTGGCATTCCGTTCCCTGATACAGACAGCATCATAGTGGATTTAGAGACGGGGGAAAAAGAATTGGCAGTGGGTGAAATAGGCGAGTTATGCATTCGGGGACCACAGGTTATGAAGGGTTATTGGGGGAAAGAAAAAGAAACAGCAGAAACCTTGCGAAACGGCTGGTTGCACACTGGGGATATCGCTAAAAGGGATGAGGATGGTTATTTTTATATTATTGACCGTAAAAAAGATATGATCATTGCGGGTGGTTTTAATATTTACCCCCGTGACATTGAAGAAGTACTTTATGAACATCCCAAAGTGAAAGAAGTTGTAGTAGCAGGGGTTCCTGATAAGTATAGGGGAGAAACTCCCAAAGCCTATATCGTATTAAAGTCAAATGTGAACGCAACGGAAGAAGAATTTATTACCTTCTGCAGATCTAAGATGGCAGCCTTTAAAGTTCCCCGCCTCATAGAGTTCCGCAATGAACTGCCAAGGACTATTGTTGGAAAGGTTTTACGCCGCCAGTTAGTCGAGGAGGAAAAAGCAAAAATTGAAGCTGCAGCTTCAGCACAGGCATAG
- a CDS encoding thiolase family protein, whose amino-acid sequence MREVVIVSAARTAVGDFQGSLESLKAHDLGVIALKGAMEKSKISPNIIEEVMVGQCNQAGSPGNSARWVTLKSGCPVETISTTIHQQCPSSMRAADILSQEIMLGRVDIAAAVGQESMTNAPYLLMQARKGYRLNDAEKIQDSLMIGGLVCAFEGYHMGVTAENIAEMYGITREQQDDYALLSHQRACNAVEAGLFKEEIIPIELKTKKGIKVVDTDEHPNPNATQEIAAKARPVFKKDGTVTAFNASGLNDGAAAIILMSADRAKELGLKPLAKVVASASGAVEPRIMGMGVVPAVKRALKFANLKLCEIDYWEINEAFAAQFLGCQMELGIPLDRVNAVGSGISLGHAVGMTGVRIIIAAINELNRRGGRYACATMCASGGPGCAFIIEKV is encoded by the coding sequence GTGAGAGAGGTTGTTATCGTGAGTGCTGCCAGGACGGCAGTCGGTGATTTTCAAGGGTCATTGGAGAGTCTCAAAGCCCATGATTTAGGTGTTATTGCGTTAAAAGGAGCAATGGAGAAGTCTAAAATATCTCCTAATATTATAGAGGAAGTTATGGTCGGACAATGTAACCAAGCAGGTTCGCCGGGCAACTCTGCCCGTTGGGTAACTTTGAAGTCAGGGTGCCCAGTGGAAACCATCTCGACGACTATTCATCAGCAGTGCCCTTCCTCTATGCGTGCGGCAGATATCCTGTCTCAGGAAATCATGTTGGGAAGAGTTGATATTGCTGCAGCGGTGGGGCAGGAGAGCATGACTAATGCGCCTTACCTGCTCATGCAAGCGAGAAAAGGTTATCGTTTAAATGATGCTGAGAAAATCCAGGACAGTTTAATGATCGGCGGTTTGGTATGTGCCTTTGAAGGGTACCATATGGGAGTAACTGCAGAGAACATTGCGGAAATGTACGGGATTACCCGAGAACAACAGGACGACTATGCATTGCTTAGTCACCAAAGAGCTTGCAATGCTGTGGAAGCTGGTTTATTTAAGGAAGAAATTATTCCTATTGAACTAAAGACTAAAAAAGGGATAAAAGTTGTTGACACAGATGAACATCCTAATCCAAATGCAACCCAGGAGATTGCTGCTAAAGCCAGACCCGTCTTTAAGAAAGACGGAACAGTGACTGCTTTTAATGCATCAGGTCTTAATGATGGTGCTGCGGCTATTATTTTAATGTCGGCTGATAGGGCCAAGGAACTTGGTTTGAAGCCTTTGGCCAAAGTAGTGGCGTCCGCTTCAGGGGCTGTCGAACCAAGAATCATGGGCATGGGTGTTGTGCCGGCAGTAAAAAGAGCTCTTAAGTTTGCAAATCTTAAGTTGTGTGAGATTGATTATTGGGAGATTAATGAAGCCTTTGCTGCGCAGTTTCTAGGCTGTCAGATGGAGCTGGGAATTCCTTTGGACAGGGTTAATGCAGTGGGCTCAGGTATTTCCCTAGGTCATGCCGTTGGGATGACTGGGGTACGAATCATAATTGCCGCAATCAATGAGCTTAATCGCCGCGGCGGCCGCTATGCCTGTGCAACAATGTGTGCCAGCGGAGGGCCGGGTTGTGCATTTATTATCGAAAAAGTATAG
- a CDS encoding FAS1-like dehydratase domain-containing protein — MLCKELIGRESEPIPLKIRIEEVRRFAEAIGVRFDNQVPVTFVGTLLQANIPGIQLSIPGTIHGEQKITYYRPLNVGDSLTYKKKIKDIYERSGRSGIKTFVELETTGYDLAGELVFSSTSVLIAPSKEDGK; from the coding sequence ATGCTTTGTAAAGAGCTCATTGGTCGGGAGAGTGAACCCATCCCATTGAAAATTCGCATAGAAGAAGTCCGCAGGTTTGCTGAAGCCATAGGGGTTCGGTTTGATAACCAAGTGCCTGTGACTTTTGTAGGAACATTGCTTCAGGCTAATATTCCAGGCATACAATTGTCAATTCCGGGTACGATTCACGGAGAACAAAAAATAACATACTATCGACCGCTCAATGTGGGGGATAGCCTTACTTATAAGAAAAAAATAAAAGATATTTACGAACGCAGCGGAAGGTCGGGGATTAAGACGTTTGTGGAACTCGAAACTACGGGCTATGATTTAGCTGGTGAATTGGTGTTTTCCAGCACCTCTGTCTTAATTGCACCCTCTAAGGAGGATGGAAAATGA
- a CDS encoding 4-hydroxyphenylacetate 3-hydroxylase family protein: MTLKTPQQYIDDIRKMKIDLYMFGEKVENYVDHPIVRPSVNSMAMTYKLAMDPEHEDIMTAMSNLTGQKVNRFTHLHQSTDDLVKKIKMQRLLGQKTGCCFQRCVGMDAFNAVYNTTFEIDAKHGTKYHERFVEFLKYVQDNDLAVDGCMTDSRGDRSKSPGEQPDPDAYVHVVDRSKDGITVRGCKMHQTGLINSHEILVMPNNSLKDYEKEWAVSFAVPLDTPGIVFIYGRQSCDTRKLEKGSIDVGNQYFGGQEVMAIFNDVFVPWERVFMDGETDFSTMLVERFAAYHRQSYGGCKVGVGDALIGATQAIADYNGVARASHIKDKIVEMCHLNESLYSCGIACSAEGRKTASGNYLVDILLANICKQNVTRFPYEIARLAQDVAGGILVTMPSEKDFTHAQIGPMIKKYFIGKSDISAEKRQRMLRLIENLTMGTAAVGYLTESMHGAGSPQAQRIMISRLINLTHRKNLAEKLSGIQENKEVDWQ; the protein is encoded by the coding sequence ATGACTTTGAAAACCCCGCAGCAATATATTGATGATATTCGAAAAATGAAGATCGACCTATATATGTTTGGTGAAAAGGTAGAGAATTACGTTGATCATCCCATTGTACGACCATCGGTTAACTCAATGGCAATGACTTACAAATTAGCAATGGACCCTGAACATGAGGATATCATGACGGCCATGTCAAATTTAACCGGACAGAAGGTCAACCGTTTTACACATCTGCATCAGAGTACCGATGACCTGGTAAAAAAAATAAAAATGCAGCGTTTGTTAGGACAGAAAACGGGCTGCTGCTTCCAGCGGTGTGTAGGAATGGATGCATTTAATGCAGTCTATAATACAACTTTTGAAATCGATGCTAAACACGGTACGAAGTATCATGAGCGTTTTGTTGAGTTTCTTAAATACGTCCAAGACAATGACTTGGCGGTGGATGGATGTATGACTGATTCAAGGGGTGATCGCTCAAAGAGTCCTGGAGAACAGCCGGATCCAGATGCTTATGTTCACGTAGTGGACCGAAGTAAGGACGGTATCACTGTCCGGGGATGCAAAATGCATCAGACAGGCTTGATTAATTCCCATGAGATTTTAGTAATGCCCAATAACTCTCTCAAGGATTATGAAAAGGAATGGGCAGTAAGTTTTGCCGTCCCCCTCGATACTCCCGGAATAGTCTTTATTTATGGCCGGCAATCTTGCGATACCCGCAAATTGGAAAAGGGGAGTATTGATGTAGGGAATCAGTATTTTGGCGGGCAAGAGGTAATGGCAATTTTTAACGATGTATTTGTCCCTTGGGAGAGGGTATTTATGGATGGAGAAACTGATTTCTCCACCATGCTGGTGGAACGATTCGCAGCCTACCATCGTCAAAGCTATGGAGGATGTAAAGTTGGTGTGGGGGATGCTTTGATAGGAGCGACCCAAGCAATAGCTGATTATAATGGTGTCGCCCGTGCTTCACACATTAAGGATAAAATTGTCGAGATGTGTCATCTTAATGAGTCTCTATATTCCTGCGGAATCGCTTGTTCAGCGGAAGGACGAAAAACGGCTTCAGGCAACTACCTGGTGGATATACTACTGGCCAATATTTGTAAGCAGAACGTTACCCGTTTTCCCTACGAAATAGCACGTTTGGCTCAAGATGTTGCGGGTGGAATATTGGTTACCATGCCATCGGAAAAAGACTTTACTCATGCCCAGATTGGTCCTATGATTAAAAAATATTTTATCGGCAAGTCAGATATTTCGGCTGAAAAACGCCAGCGAATGTTGAGGTTGATAGAGAACCTTACTATGGGTACAGCGGCAGTAGGCTATTTAACGGAATCTATGCATGGAGCAGGATCTCCTCAGGCCCAACGAATCATGATTAGCCGATTAATTAATTTGACCCACCGGAAAAATCTTGCAGAGAAGCTTTCAGGCATCCAGGAAAATAAAGAGGTAGATTGGCAATAA
- a CDS encoding 4Fe-4S dicluster domain-containing protein, producing MIAQISINYDLCKDPLGCRKCLSVCPSVVFVCGPTKVWKGRESDPHEYKIIGRYFDKCSGCGDCVKVCPIDAIQLSFVDHDELAQKYREERAAQLKERNF from the coding sequence ATGATTGCTCAAATCAGCATTAATTATGATTTATGTAAGGACCCTTTAGGCTGCCGTAAATGTCTAAGTGTTTGCCCATCAGTGGTCTTTGTCTGCGGACCTACAAAGGTTTGGAAAGGCAGAGAGAGTGATCCCCATGAATATAAAATTATCGGCAGGTATTTTGACAAGTGTTCCGGCTGCGGTGACTGTGTTAAGGTTTGCCCAATCGATGCGATACAGCTTAGTTTTGTAGACCATGATGAGTTAGCCCAAAAATATCGAGAAGAAAGGGCAGCCCAATTAAAAGAACGGAACTTTTAA
- a CDS encoding acetyl-CoA hydrolase/transferase family protein has protein sequence MSKWLKEYQSKLVSPEKAVSVVKNGDWIGSSYAANVLPVLDKALAARAHELYDIKLIGGVSSRIYDWFKADPNGEHFTWNCSHFSAVDRYMAQTGSVYYMPLKYSEILRYIRENLTVDILMLQVAPMDMHGNFNLGPTISHYRASMDVAKIIIVEVNEDMPITHGGYGHYIHISEVDYIVEAGHCGMSQVASEEPVEVDKRIADFVIKEIRDGDCLQLGIGAMPSALGQLIAKSDLKDLGAHTEMLCDAFVDMVDAGVLTGRKKQLDPGRIVYTFGLGTQKLYDFIDNNPAVAGYTADYTNDRKIASLNDNVVSINNSLEIDLTGQVCSESVGPRMISGSGGQLDFVETAYHSKGGRSFICMASTFTDKQGQVHSRIKPLLAHGAVVTDTRPAVHYVVTEHGIVNLKGLFTWQRAEALIGIAHPDFREDLIKEAEKLKIWRNSNKR, from the coding sequence ATGTCTAAATGGTTAAAGGAATACCAAAGTAAACTTGTTTCCCCTGAGAAGGCCGTTAGTGTAGTGAAAAATGGCGATTGGATCGGTTCTTCCTATGCTGCAAACGTTTTGCCGGTTCTAGACAAGGCCTTGGCTGCACGTGCTCATGAACTTTATGACATTAAACTTATCGGTGGAGTATCTTCAAGAATCTATGATTGGTTTAAAGCTGACCCTAATGGTGAACATTTTACTTGGAATTGTTCTCACTTTTCTGCAGTCGACCGTTATATGGCTCAAACGGGCAGCGTTTATTATATGCCCCTCAAATATTCAGAAATTTTACGCTATATTCGTGAGAACTTGACCGTTGATATTCTCATGCTTCAAGTAGCTCCTATGGACATGCATGGTAACTTTAATCTTGGACCTACTATTTCTCATTATCGAGCTTCGATGGATGTTGCCAAAATCATTATTGTTGAGGTTAATGAAGATATGCCCATAACCCATGGCGGTTACGGTCATTACATTCATATTTCTGAAGTGGATTATATCGTTGAAGCTGGGCACTGCGGGATGTCTCAAGTTGCTTCAGAAGAGCCGGTGGAAGTGGATAAGAGGATTGCGGATTTTGTTATTAAAGAAATCAGAGATGGAGATTGTCTGCAGCTAGGTATTGGTGCAATGCCCAGTGCCTTAGGACAATTAATTGCAAAGTCTGATTTGAAAGATTTAGGTGCTCACACAGAAATGTTATGTGACGCTTTTGTGGATATGGTGGATGCTGGAGTACTTACCGGCAGGAAAAAACAGCTCGACCCAGGCCGAATCGTTTATACCTTTGGTTTAGGAACTCAAAAGCTCTATGATTTTATTGATAACAACCCAGCAGTGGCAGGTTATACAGCGGATTATACCAATGATCGCAAGATTGCCAGTCTAAATGACAATGTTGTATCCATTAATAATTCCCTTGAGATTGATCTTACCGGTCAAGTTTGTTCGGAATCTGTTGGACCCCGTATGATTAGTGGTTCAGGCGGACAATTAGACTTTGTAGAAACCGCTTACCATTCAAAAGGCGGGCGAAGCTTTATTTGTATGGCTTCAACTTTTACTGATAAGCAAGGACAAGTTCATTCGCGCATTAAACCGCTGCTGGCCCATGGAGCAGTAGTGACCGATACCCGTCCGGCAGTACATTATGTAGTAACCGAACATGGTATTGTAAATTTAAAGGGATTATTTACTTGGCAGCGGGCAGAGGCTTTAATTGGTATTGCCCATCCGGATTTCCGTGAAGATCTCATTAAGGAAGCCGAGAAACTAAAAATATGGCGTAACAGCAATAAGAGATAG